The nucleotide window AGAAAGAGAAGCGAACCTGAGTGTAGTATCTACAGCCATTAGTTCCTTCTGAGACAACAAGAAGCTTAAGATCTGGATGAAACAGCTTTTGCAACACAACTTCATCATCATAAGGATCATCTCCACCGGTCAGGAATGTTATCTCCTCCTCACTTATCTGATAACAACAAGACTCTTTTTGTCATTGACAGTACTAGTGAATGATCTGATTGATACTTTGTAATGTACACACCTACCTTTATAACATCTGCAAGATTCCAGATACTCATGATCTCTTTCCTTGCAGCTTCCTCTGATGGCCACAACGGCAACCTCAAATTCGGGTCATACGACAAGAGACTCCCCGAGTCTTTAGCGATTCTCATAGCTGCGAGCTGAGTGGACCGGCACGGTTCCTCGATCAAACTGATAGATCCGTAATGAAAGATCTTTGCCTGTAAAGAAGTTAAGTCTCGTTGAAAACGTGCGGATCAAGAAACGGAAAAGTACTCTCTTCTACCTTTTGGATCAGGTTCTTGTCAAGCTCAGACTCCAAGAGAAGCATGTCGGCACTAGGGTGTCTGAAGAACAGAAACTCCCTCTCTCCATCACCTCTCAACGTAACAAAGGCGAGAGCAGTGCGTGCTTCGCTGTCGAATCTCATCCCGGAGTTATCCACGTTGTTGAGCCTTAGAATCTCAGCTAGCATTCGTCCAAACTCATCATCACCAAcctaaaaacgaaaaaaaaaaatcatcaaaattgattttaataaaatcataatcaaatattgtgaggaaaggagaaaaaaaaaagatgagacCTTTCCAACGAAAGCAGAGGAGCCACCGAGTCTAGAGACACCAACGGCTACGTTTGCAGGTGCACCTCCTGGAGCTTTCTTGAAAGCTGGTGCTTCAGCGAGTGAAACACCTCCAACCGTTGGCACGAAATCAATCAGCATTTCACCGAAACAGACCACGAGATTCTTGAGATTACCTGAAGATATATATCATCAGAGATTAAAGCTTTACGGAGGAACAATCAAAACCCAGAAACTATATTCAAAAACCCAATTCGAATCCAGCTTGGTCAAGATCGTTAGATCAATAAGAACATAAGAAGAGAGAAGCGGTGCAAGAAAACGAACCTGAGATGGCGTTCTCACCCATTTTCTTTTACGTTCAGATTCGAAAGACGAGACGGGAACAGAGGGAGATGAAgcgagaggagaggagaagatTTGAAAGTTCGTTTTCGTTAATTGGTTAGTAGAGAGCATGAAGAGGCGAAGTTTGTTAATGTATTTTAGTAAGTGATCATATGTAATGACGTCACACACATTGTGAATATTCCCGGTTTAATACAACAAACACATGCACACAGACACACCTATAGGCTATATGTAGCTCGTGTGACGATGGTGTGAGTGTAAAACCTGGATCGACAAAAATAGAAATTGTTTTCATAAATAGaaggaaaaataaatgtttaaatctcTTGCGACGTGTTTTCCAAGTGAAACTTTAAATTCCTAATAGCTGAGTTTACGGGTGTTAGTTCCGACTGTCCTGTCCGGCCGATCCAAAACCGTTATACTCGTTAATTGAGTCCGTCCGGTCCGGtcccaaaatattttatatttgatttaatag belongs to Raphanus sativus cultivar WK10039 unplaced genomic scaffold, ASM80110v3 Scaffold2081, whole genome shotgun sequence and includes:
- the LOC108846389 gene encoding probable fructokinase-7 is translated as MGENAISGNLKNLVVCFGEMLIDFVPTVGGVSLAEAPAFKKAPGGAPANVAVGVSRLGGSSAFVGKVGDDEFGRMLAEILRLNNVDNSGMRFDSEARTALAFVTLRGDGEREFLFFRHPSADMLLLESELDKNLIQKAKIFHYGSISLIEEPCRSTQLAAMRIAKDSGSLLSYDPNLRLPLWPSEEAARKEIMSIWNLADVIKISEEEITFLTGGDDPYDDEVVLQKLFHPDLKLLVVSEGTNGCRYYTQEFKGKVGGVKVKAVDTTGAGDAFVSGLLNSLASDLTLFTDEKKLREALLFANACGAITVTERGAIPAMPTMNAVQDLLSSSSRP